In Scyliorhinus canicula chromosome 8, sScyCan1.1, whole genome shotgun sequence, one DNA window encodes the following:
- the LOC119969946 gene encoding uro-adherence factor A-like produces MTSQSVSGLTASQSESGLAMSQSESGLAMSQSESGLAMSQSESGLATSQSESGLVTSQSESGLVTSQSESGLATSQSESGLVTSQSVSGLAMSQSENGLATSQSESGLAMSQSVSGLVTSQSVSGLAMSQSESGLTTSQSVSGLTTSQSVSGLATSQSVSGLTTSQSVSGLATSQSVSGLTTSQSVSGLATSQSESGLTASQSESGLATSQSVSGLTTSQSVSGLTASQSVSGLTTSQSVSGLTTSQSVSGLTVSQSVSGLTVSQSVSGLTVSQLVSGLTTSQSVSGLMVSQSVSGLTVSQSVSGLTVSQSVSGLATSQSVSGLTTSQSVSGLTASQSESGLTTSQSVSGLTTSQSESGLTVSQSVSGLTMVTVVRG; encoded by the coding sequence ATGACGTCACAGTCGGTGAGTGGGTTAACGGCGTCACAGTCGGAGAGTGGGTTAGCGATGTCACAGTCGGAGAGTGGGTTAGCGATGTCACAGTCGGAGAGTGGGTTAGCGATGTCACAGTCGGAGAGTGGGTTAGCGACGTCACAGTCGGAGAGTGGGTTAGTGACGTCACAGTCGGAGAGTGGGTTAGTGACGTCACAGTCGGAGAGTGGGTTAGCGACGTCACAGTCGGAGAGTGGGTTAGTGACGTCACAGTCGGTGAGTGGGTTAGCGATGTCACAGTCGGAGAATGGGTTAGCGACGTCACAGTCGGAGAGTGGGTTAGCGATGTCACAGTCGGTGAGTGGGTTAGTGACGTCACAGTCGGTGAGTGGGTTAGCGATGTCACAGTCGGAGAGTGGGTTAACAACGTCACAGTCGGTGAGTGGGTTAACGACGTCACAGTCGGTGAGTGGGTTAGCGACGTCACAGTCGGTGAGTGGGTTAACGACATCACAGTCGGTGAGTGGGTTAGCGACGTCACAGTCGGTGAGTGGGTTAACGACATCACAGTCGGTGAGTGGGTTAGCGACGTCACAGTCGGAGAGTGGGTTAACGGCATCACAGTCGGAGAGTGGGTTAGCGACGTCACAGTCGGTGAGTGGGTTAACGACATCACAGTCGGTGAGTGGGTTAACGGCGTCACAGTCGGTGAGTGGGTTAACGACATCACAGTCGGTGAGTGGGTTAACGACATCACAGTCGGTGAGTGGGTTAACGGTGTCACAGTCGGTGAGTGGGTTAACGGTGTCACAGTCGGTGAGTGGGTTAACGGTGTCACAGTTGGTGAGTGGGTTAACGACGTCACAGTCGGTGAGTGGGTTAATGGTGTCACAGTCGGTGAGTGGGTTAACGGTGTCACAGTCGGTGAGTGGGTTAACGGTGTCACAGTCGGTGAGTGGGTTAGCGACGTCACAGTCGGTGAGTGGGTTAACGACATCACAGTCGGTGAGTGGGTTAACGGCGTCACAGTCGGAGAGTGGGTTAACGACATCACAGTCGGTGAGTGGGTTAACGACATCACAGTCGGAGAGTGGGTTAACTGTGTCACAGTCGGTGAGTGGGTTAACGATGGTCACAGTCGTGAGGGGTTAA